The following are from one region of the Pseudazoarcus pumilus genome:
- a CDS encoding TonB-dependent receptor, producing MHSLRHPFRLGALAAALVLAAPALAQSEAAAEDAVRLDTVTVNASADASAEGLAPAYAGNQVARGGRVGVLGNRDAMDTPFNATAYTSELMQDQQAKSVSDVMQNDASVRTARGFGNFQELYVIRGFPVFSDDMAYNGLYGLLPRQYVAAELLERVEVLRGANTFINGAAPGGSGIGGSVNLLPKRAPNDPLNRLTVGVESGAQGYVAADVGRRFGDDGENGIRINAARRDGGTAIDDERRRLDVLAVGLDHRGSNFRLSADIGHQDHDIDEPRPSVTPTGAAPSAPDASNNFAQPWTFSKERQTFATFRGEFDLTDDVTAWAAAGVRDGDEKNRLANPRAMSDGSTTAYRFDNVREDAVSTGEIGIRGRLITGAVSHEVVASANIFRMSSRNAYAFSDFAGFASDLNDPGDVAPPDADFFTGGSMSSPHVTERTNTRSVALADTMGFLDDRLLVTVGARHQTIAQRGYNYNTGAKESDYDKSEVTPMAGVVFKLNPQVSLYANYAEALVKGDIAPAVSGGQPIDNAGEVLAPYVSKQKEAGVKYDGGRLGGSLAFFTTDKPFTTVENGVFGANGEQRNRGIELTVFGQPLHNLRVLGGLTLLDAQLKKTAGGALDGNDAIGVPDSQLNLGVEWDVPGMPGLTLTGRAIHTSKQYIDEANDERIPSWTRFDVGARYITDIGGQVMTLRARIENLADRDYWASAGGYPGANYLVLGAPRTFTLTASFDF from the coding sequence GTGCATTCCCTCCGTCACCCCTTCCGTCTGGGCGCGCTCGCCGCCGCGCTCGTGCTCGCCGCCCCCGCGCTGGCGCAGTCCGAGGCTGCCGCCGAAGATGCCGTCCGGCTCGATACCGTCACCGTCAACGCCAGTGCCGACGCCTCGGCCGAGGGTCTGGCGCCGGCCTATGCCGGCAACCAGGTCGCGCGCGGCGGGCGCGTCGGCGTTCTGGGCAACCGCGACGCGATGGACACACCGTTCAACGCCACCGCCTACACCAGCGAACTGATGCAGGACCAGCAGGCCAAGAGCGTCTCGGACGTGATGCAGAACGACGCCTCGGTGCGCACAGCGCGCGGCTTCGGCAATTTCCAGGAACTCTACGTCATCCGCGGCTTCCCGGTGTTTTCCGACGACATGGCCTACAACGGCCTGTACGGGCTGCTGCCGCGCCAGTACGTCGCGGCCGAGCTGCTCGAGCGCGTCGAGGTGCTGCGCGGCGCCAACACCTTCATCAACGGCGCCGCGCCCGGCGGCAGCGGCATCGGCGGCTCGGTCAACCTGCTGCCCAAGCGCGCGCCCAACGATCCCTTGAACCGCCTCACGGTCGGTGTTGAAAGCGGCGCACAGGGCTATGTCGCGGCCGACGTCGGCCGACGCTTTGGTGATGACGGCGAGAACGGCATCCGCATCAACGCCGCGCGCCGCGACGGTGGCACCGCCATCGACGACGAGCGCCGGCGTCTGGACGTGCTCGCGGTGGGGCTGGACCATCGCGGCAGCAACTTCCGCCTGTCGGCCGACATCGGCCATCAGGATCACGACATCGACGAGCCACGCCCCAGCGTCACGCCCACCGGCGCCGCGCCCTCCGCGCCGGATGCGTCAAACAACTTCGCGCAGCCGTGGACCTTCTCGAAGGAACGCCAGACCTTCGCCACCTTCCGCGGTGAATTCGACCTCACCGACGACGTCACGGCGTGGGCCGCCGCCGGGGTGCGCGACGGCGACGAGAAGAACCGGCTGGCCAACCCGCGTGCGATGTCCGACGGCTCGACCACCGCCTACCGCTTCGACAACGTGCGCGAGGACGCCGTGTCGACGGGCGAGATCGGCATACGCGGACGTCTCATCACCGGCGCCGTCTCGCACGAAGTGGTGGCCTCGGCCAATATCTTCCGCATGAGCTCGCGCAACGCCTACGCATTCTCCGACTTCGCCGGCTTCGCCAGCGATCTGAACGATCCGGGCGACGTCGCACCGCCCGACGCCGATTTCTTCACCGGCGGTTCGATGTCTTCGCCGCATGTGACCGAGCGCACCAACACGCGCAGCGTCGCGCTCGCCGACACCATGGGCTTCCTGGACGATCGCCTGCTGGTCACCGTCGGCGCACGCCACCAGACCATCGCGCAGCGCGGCTACAACTACAACACCGGCGCCAAGGAATCGGACTACGACAAGAGCGAGGTGACGCCGATGGCCGGCGTGGTGTTCAAGCTCAACCCGCAGGTGTCGCTCTACGCCAACTACGCCGAAGCGCTGGTCAAGGGCGACATCGCGCCCGCAGTCAGTGGCGGCCAGCCCATCGACAACGCCGGCGAAGTGCTCGCCCCCTACGTCTCCAAGCAAAAGGAAGCCGGCGTGAAATACGACGGCGGGCGCCTCGGCGGCAGCCTCGCCTTCTTCACCACCGACAAGCCGTTCACGACCGTCGAGAACGGCGTCTTCGGCGCCAACGGCGAGCAGCGCAACCGCGGCATCGAACTCACCGTGTTCGGCCAGCCGCTGCACAACCTGCGCGTGCTCGGCGGCCTGACCCTGCTCGACGCCCAACTGAAGAAGACCGCCGGCGGCGCGCTCGACGGCAACGACGCCATCGGCGTGCCCGACAGCCAGCTCAACCTCGGTGTGGAATGGGACGTGCCGGGCATGCCCGGTCTGACCTTGACCGGCCGTGCGATCCACACTTCCAAGCAGTACATCGACGAGGCCAACGACGAGCGCATCCCGTCGTGGACGCGCTTCGACGTCGGCGCCCGCTACATCACCGACATCGGCGGCCAGGTCATGACCTTGCGTGCGCGTATCGAAAACCTCGCCGACCGCGATTACTGGGCCTCGGCCGGCGGCTATCCGGGAGCCAACTATCTGGTGCTGGGCGCACCGCGCACCTTCACGCTGACCGCGAGCTTCGACTTCTGA
- a CDS encoding MTH1187 family thiamine-binding protein, which yields MQVIVDIAIVPIGVGNTLSPWVAACERVLREAGLEPVLHANGTNVEGDWDEVFGALRRCHETLHTMGAPRISTNIRLGTRTDRAQTMAEKIAAVEAELAPKEPDPQ from the coding sequence ATGCAAGTCATCGTCGATATCGCCATCGTCCCGATCGGCGTCGGCAATACCTTGTCGCCGTGGGTTGCCGCCTGCGAGCGCGTGCTGCGCGAGGCCGGTCTGGAGCCGGTACTGCACGCCAACGGCACCAACGTCGAGGGCGACTGGGACGAGGTCTTCGGCGCGCTGCGCCGATGTCACGAGACCCTGCACACCATGGGCGCGCCGCGCATCTCCACCAACATCCGCCTGGGTACGCGCACCGACCGCGCGCAGACCATGGCCGAGAAGATTGCCGCGGTCGAAGCCGAACTGGCTCCCAAGGAACCCGACCCGCAATGA
- a CDS encoding GAF domain-containing protein: MNTIRLDLIRESLEGTIPGIVATCSADGMPNVAYLSQTEYVDQRHIALSYQFFNTTRRNVLENPHARLIVTHPQSAERHRLLIRYLRTETAGPLFERMRAKLAGIASHTGMSGVFRLLGSDVYAVLDIERVPAAALPAAPPRRSLLAALRATTDTMAAAADLETLLTDTLAALKRHFGMGHAMVLMLDAAHEKLYTVASLGYERSGVGSEIRVGDGVIGMAARHATPIRIGHMTLDAAYGRAIRAEALDGGLAGALETEIPLPGLPESRSQLAVPVRAAGRLLGILYAESAQDLRFGYDEEDALAALAAQLGAAVLHHQHAADTHDDAAPTEPVMPAGTPVEVRRYAENDSVFLDGEYLIKGVAGTILWAMLHDYTDRGRVRFSNRELRLDPRIRLPDLSDNLEARLILLRRRLDEHDACVRLVSAGRGLLRLEVRRPLRLVEVAGPPR, encoded by the coding sequence ATGAACACGATCCGCCTGGATCTGATCCGCGAGTCGCTGGAGGGCACCATCCCCGGCATCGTCGCGACCTGCTCGGCCGACGGCATGCCCAACGTCGCCTACCTGTCGCAGACCGAATACGTCGACCAGCGCCACATCGCGCTGTCCTACCAGTTCTTCAACACCACGCGCCGCAACGTGCTGGAGAACCCGCACGCGCGGCTGATCGTCACCCATCCGCAAAGCGCCGAGCGTCACCGCCTGCTGATCCGCTATCTGCGCACCGAGACCGCCGGCCCGCTGTTCGAGCGCATGCGTGCCAAGCTCGCCGGCATCGCCTCGCACACCGGCATGAGCGGCGTGTTCCGCCTGCTCGGCTCCGACGTCTATGCGGTGCTCGACATCGAACGCGTCCCCGCCGCGGCCCTGCCGGCCGCGCCGCCACGGCGCAGCCTGCTCGCAGCCCTGCGCGCCACGACCGACACAATGGCTGCCGCGGCCGATCTGGAAACCTTGCTGACCGACACGCTGGCCGCGCTCAAGCGTCACTTCGGCATGGGCCATGCCATGGTGCTGATGCTCGACGCCGCCCACGAAAAGCTGTACACGGTGGCCAGCCTCGGTTACGAGCGCTCCGGCGTGGGTTCCGAGATCCGCGTCGGCGACGGCGTCATCGGCATGGCCGCGCGTCACGCGACGCCGATCCGCATCGGCCACATGACGCTGGACGCCGCCTATGGCCGCGCGATCCGCGCCGAGGCGCTCGACGGCGGCCTGGCCGGCGCACTCGAGACCGAGATTCCGCTGCCGGGCCTGCCCGAATCGCGCAGCCAGCTCGCGGTACCCGTTCGCGCCGCCGGGCGTCTGCTCGGCATCCTGTATGCCGAGAGCGCGCAGGACCTGCGCTTCGGCTACGACGAAGAAGACGCACTGGCCGCGCTCGCCGCCCAACTCGGCGCCGCGGTGCTGCACCACCAGCACGCCGCCGACACGCACGACGATGCCGCGCCGACCGAACCCGTCATGCCCGCCGGCACGCCGGTCGAGGTACGCCGCTATGCCGAGAACGACAGCGTTTTCCTCGATGGGGAATACCTCATCAAGGGCGTGGCCGGCACCATCCTGTGGGCGATGCTGCACGACTACACCGACCGGGGTCGCGTGCGCTTTTCCAACCGCGAGCTGCGACTGGATCCGCGCATCCGCCTGCCGGACCTGTCGGACAATCTCGAGGCGCGGCTGATCCTGCTGCGCCGTCGCCTCGACGAGCATGACGCCTGCGTGCGCCTGGTCAGCGCCGGGCGCGGCCTGCTGCGGCTCGAAGTGCGCCGCCCGCTGCGGCTGGTCGAGGTGGCCGGGCCGCCACGCTGA
- a CDS encoding D-amino acid dehydrogenase translates to MKTIAVIGGGITGVTSAYALARKGYSVTLFEKHRYPAMETSFANGGQLSASNAETWTHWSTVLKGLKWMLRKDAPLLVNPKPSWHKLSWFAQFLASIPHYRDNTVETARLAVAAREHLFAWAEAEGIDFDCEKRGILHIYRDRAGFEHAAEVTKLLAAGGLERRAVTPEEMRAIEPTLAGNYYGGFYTESDSTGDIHKFTVGLSAALDRMGVRSIFGRDVVALNSDGEHASVTTVVDGRQDVWNFDALMVCAGVASREFARQLGDRVNVYPVKGYSITVNLTDERSQRSAPWVSLLDDETKLVTSRLGPDRFRVAGTAEFNGYNRDIRADRIRPLVDWVNHCFPGVSTRQVVPWAGLRPMMPDMMPRVGRGRRANVFYNTGHGHLGWTLSAATADLIAGVVAAAGEAAPMVQVPAQLRPGNA, encoded by the coding sequence ATGAAGACCATTGCCGTCATCGGTGGAGGCATCACCGGGGTGACGAGCGCCTACGCGCTCGCCCGCAAAGGCTATTCCGTCACGCTGTTCGAAAAGCACCGCTATCCCGCCATGGAGACCTCGTTCGCAAACGGCGGCCAGCTTTCGGCGTCCAACGCGGAAACCTGGACGCACTGGAGCACGGTGCTCAAGGGCCTCAAGTGGATGCTGCGCAAGGACGCGCCGCTGCTGGTGAACCCCAAGCCCTCGTGGCACAAGCTGTCGTGGTTCGCGCAGTTCCTGGCCAGCATCCCGCACTATCGCGACAACACCGTGGAGACCGCGCGGCTGGCCGTGGCCGCGCGTGAGCACCTGTTCGCCTGGGCCGAGGCCGAGGGCATCGATTTCGACTGCGAGAAGCGCGGCATCCTGCACATCTACCGTGATCGCGCGGGCTTCGAGCATGCCGCCGAGGTGACGAAGCTGCTCGCCGCCGGCGGGCTGGAACGCCGCGCGGTGACGCCCGAGGAGATGCGCGCCATCGAGCCGACGCTGGCCGGCAACTACTACGGCGGCTTCTATACCGAGAGCGATTCCACCGGCGACATCCACAAGTTCACCGTGGGCCTGTCGGCCGCGCTCGACCGCATGGGCGTGCGCAGCATCTTCGGCCGCGACGTGGTGGCGCTCAACAGCGACGGCGAGCACGCCTCCGTGACGACCGTGGTCGACGGCCGCCAGGACGTGTGGAATTTCGACGCCTTGATGGTGTGCGCCGGCGTGGCGAGCCGCGAGTTCGCGCGCCAGCTCGGCGACCGCGTGAATGTCTATCCGGTCAAGGGCTACTCGATCACCGTAAATCTGACCGATGAGCGCAGTCAGCGCAGTGCGCCGTGGGTCAGCCTGCTCGACGACGAGACCAAGCTGGTCACCAGCCGCCTCGGCCCGGACCGCTTCCGTGTGGCCGGCACGGCCGAGTTCAACGGCTACAACAGGGACATCCGCGCCGACCGCATCCGCCCGCTCGTGGATTGGGTGAACCACTGCTTCCCCGGCGTGAGCACGCGCCAGGTCGTGCCGTGGGCCGGTCTGCGGCCGATGATGCCGGACATGATGCCGCGCGTCGGTCGTGGTCGCCGCGCCAACGTGTTCTACAACACCGGCCACGGCCACCTGGGCTGGACGCTGTCGGCAGCCACCGCCGACCTGATCGCCGGCGTGGTTGCCGCTGCGGGTGAAGCCGCACCTATGGTGCAGGTGCCGGCGCAACTGCGTCCGGGCAACGCCTGA
- a CDS encoding succinylglutamate desuccinylase/aspartoacylase family protein has translation MSPLPPLHFAAHSFTGLEAGPRLVVLGAVHGNEVCGSLAIRRILAAIEAGEIVIRRGHVSFVPVANPLAWHNRTREGERNLNRRLQPTDAPTEFEDHVANWLCPLLDAHDALLDLHSFHTPGEPFVMLGPDDNDGPLEPFARAAEERALARCLGVGRFVDGWLDTYARGVERRRLRGCGDADPHYGVGTTEYMRSRGGYGLTVECGQHDDPAAIDLAEHCVRATLSHLGLIDDTPPEPARRIEHMRIVEVIDKTHDDDVFARDWESFDRLQAGEAIGTRADGTVVTAERDACILFPNPDATAGQEWFYLAVAIAQPTP, from the coding sequence ATGAGCCCACTGCCGCCGCTGCACTTCGCCGCCCACAGCTTTACCGGACTGGAAGCAGGCCCCCGTCTGGTCGTGCTCGGTGCCGTGCATGGCAACGAAGTGTGCGGCAGTCTGGCGATCCGTCGCATCCTCGCGGCGATCGAGGCGGGTGAAATCGTCATACGGCGCGGGCACGTGAGCTTCGTGCCGGTTGCCAATCCACTGGCCTGGCATAACCGCACGCGCGAAGGTGAACGCAATCTCAACCGTCGCCTGCAGCCCACCGACGCTCCCACCGAATTCGAGGATCACGTCGCCAACTGGCTGTGTCCTCTGCTCGACGCCCACGACGCACTACTCGACTTGCATTCCTTCCACACCCCGGGCGAGCCCTTCGTGATGCTCGGCCCGGACGACAACGACGGTCCGCTCGAACCGTTCGCACGCGCCGCCGAGGAGCGTGCGCTGGCCCGTTGCCTGGGCGTCGGCCGCTTCGTCGACGGCTGGCTCGACACTTATGCGCGCGGTGTCGAGCGACGCCGCTTGCGCGGCTGCGGTGACGCCGATCCGCACTACGGCGTGGGCACCACCGAGTACATGCGCAGCCGTGGCGGCTATGGTCTGACCGTCGAATGCGGCCAGCACGATGATCCGGCGGCGATCGACCTCGCCGAACACTGCGTTCGCGCCACCCTCTCTCATCTGGGGCTGATCGACGACACGCCGCCCGAACCCGCGCGGCGGATCGAGCACATGCGCATTGTCGAAGTCATCGACAAGACGCACGACGACGACGTCTTCGCCCGCGACTGGGAGAGTTTCGATCGCCTGCAGGCGGGCGAGGCCATCGGCACCCGCGCCGACGGGACCGTCGTCACTGCTGAACGTGACGCCTGCATCCTGTTTCCGAATCCGGACGCCACAGCCGGCCAGGAATGGTTCTATCTGGCCGTGGCGATCGCACAACCGACGCCCTGA
- a CDS encoding DMT family transporter, whose product MSEPTRAPLSDHTRGLLAAGIVVLCWSGFNIVSRVGSTGALTPYDIAALRFAVSGLLALPFFLRMVPVAEYPRYFVLAMVAGVGYSLLAYSGFAYAPTAHAGVFINGGIPFWTVILVAVTAGFHLSRRVLVALGTTSAGLLLIAGKSLGEIGDSDVWKGDVLFLIAALLWAVFGMLGRHWKVPPRSAIVGMAVISLVVYTPVYLLWLPKTIATAPMGEIVLQAVYQGIVAALLAGAMYTYACQTIGVYRASMTLAIVPGASAIGAWILLGEALTVTAIAGLALVSIGALLSARR is encoded by the coding sequence TTGTCCGAGCCGACCCGCGCGCCGTTGTCCGACCACACACGCGGCCTGCTTGCAGCCGGCATTGTCGTGCTGTGCTGGTCGGGTTTCAACATCGTCTCGCGCGTGGGCTCCACCGGGGCGCTGACACCCTACGACATCGCGGCGCTGCGCTTCGCGGTGTCGGGGCTGCTGGCGCTGCCGTTCTTCCTGCGCATGGTGCCGGTGGCCGAGTATCCGCGCTATTTCGTGCTGGCGATGGTCGCCGGCGTGGGCTATTCGCTGCTGGCGTATTCGGGCTTCGCGTATGCGCCGACGGCACACGCGGGCGTGTTCATCAACGGCGGGATTCCGTTCTGGACGGTGATCCTGGTCGCGGTGACGGCGGGATTTCACCTGTCGCGGCGGGTGCTGGTGGCGCTCGGCACGACCTCGGCCGGCCTGTTGCTGATCGCCGGCAAGAGTCTTGGCGAGATCGGCGATTCGGACGTGTGGAAGGGCGACGTGCTGTTCCTGATCGCGGCGCTGTTGTGGGCCGTGTTCGGCATGCTCGGTCGCCACTGGAAGGTGCCGCCTCGCAGTGCCATCGTCGGCATGGCGGTGATTTCGCTGGTGGTGTACACGCCGGTCTACCTGCTGTGGTTGCCCAAGACCATCGCCACCGCGCCGATGGGCGAGATCGTGCTGCAGGCCGTGTATCAGGGCATCGTCGCGGCGCTGCTGGCCGGCGCGATGTACACCTATGCCTGTCAGACCATCGGCGTGTATCGCGCCTCGATGACGCTGGCCATCGTACCGGGGGCCTCTGCGATCGGCGCCTGGATTCTGCTCGGCGAAGCGCTCACGGTCACGGCGATTGCCGGGCTTGCGCTGGTGTCGATCGGCGCGCTGCTGTCGGCGCGGCGCTGA
- a CDS encoding PepSY-associated TM helix domain-containing protein: MTPGAIRRWSWVHKWSSLVCTLFMLVLCITGLPLIFSHEIDHLTGDEVEMPRLPAGTPHVSLDRVVRAAEIHHPGLVPLYLFAGDDEPDLWLAKMDTRVDTDERLARFAYVDARSAEILGEPNFGEGFMSVMYRLHVDLYAGLPGKLFLGAMGLLLLVALVSGVVLYAPFMRKLRFGTVRNQRSHAHWLDLHNLIGIVTLVWALVVGFTGVINTWADLILQAWQRDQVAVLQSGGAQTLLAPDSRVAAPADGSLQAAVDRVLAAAPGMKADMIAFPGTLRATPDHFAVMLHGDTPLTSRMTRAVLVDAHSGEVLEAAGRPWYVTAFMISEPLHFGDYGGLPMKILWALLDVLTIIVLTSGLVLWWRKRAKSPAEAIDAEPQT, translated from the coding sequence ATGACGCCCGGCGCGATCCGTCGCTGGAGCTGGGTGCACAAGTGGTCCAGCCTGGTGTGCACGCTGTTCATGCTGGTGCTGTGCATTACCGGCCTGCCGCTGATCTTCAGTCACGAGATCGACCATCTCACCGGTGACGAAGTCGAAATGCCGCGGCTGCCGGCAGGCACGCCACACGTTTCGCTGGACCGCGTCGTCCGCGCGGCCGAGATCCATCACCCGGGTCTCGTGCCACTGTATCTGTTCGCGGGCGACGACGAACCCGATCTGTGGCTGGCCAAGATGGACACGCGCGTCGACACCGACGAACGCCTGGCACGCTTCGCCTACGTCGATGCGCGCAGCGCCGAGATTCTCGGCGAGCCGAACTTCGGCGAAGGCTTCATGAGCGTGATGTACCGCCTGCACGTCGACCTCTACGCCGGTCTGCCGGGCAAGCTGTTCCTCGGCGCCATGGGCCTGTTGCTGCTGGTCGCACTGGTCTCGGGCGTGGTGCTCTACGCGCCGTTCATGCGCAAGCTCAGATTCGGCACCGTGCGCAACCAGCGCAGCCACGCCCACTGGCTGGACCTGCACAATCTGATCGGCATCGTCACGCTGGTGTGGGCACTCGTGGTGGGCTTCACAGGCGTCATCAACACCTGGGCCGACCTCATCCTGCAGGCCTGGCAGCGTGACCAGGTCGCGGTGTTGCAGTCGGGTGGTGCGCAGACGCTGCTGGCCCCCGATTCGCGCGTCGCCGCACCCGCCGACGGCAGCCTGCAGGCCGCGGTCGACCGCGTGCTGGCCGCCGCGCCGGGGATGAAGGCCGACATGATCGCCTTCCCCGGCACGCTGCGCGCGACGCCCGATCACTTCGCGGTGATGCTGCACGGCGACACACCGCTGACCTCGCGCATGACCCGTGCGGTGCTCGTCGATGCACACAGCGGAGAAGTGCTCGAAGCAGCCGGGCGACCCTGGTACGTCACCGCCTTCATGATCTCCGAGCCGCTGCATTTCGGCGACTACGGCGGCCTGCCGATGAAAATCCTGTGGGCACTGCTCGACGTGCTGACCATCATCGTGCTGACCAGCGGACTCGTGCTGTGGTGGCGCAAGCGGGCGAAATCCCCGGCCGAGGCAATCGATGCGGAGCCGCAGACATGA
- a CDS encoding pyridoxamine 5'-phosphate oxidase family protein encodes MNPPQAVRIDDELARFIGGEVSISVGSCDAARLPNLTRGFGCRVCDGHERIRIFVSRAQSRAVLADLATNRRIAVVFTLPATHRTVQFKGTDARVLSLADGDLECVRRYREGFVAHLAALGFGADTVAHMVGCPDDELAAIEFTPDAAFTQTPGPRAGQPLRQP; translated from the coding sequence ATGAACCCGCCGCAGGCCGTGCGCATCGACGACGAACTCGCCCGGTTCATCGGTGGCGAGGTGTCGATCAGCGTCGGCAGTTGCGATGCGGCACGCCTGCCCAACCTCACGCGCGGCTTCGGTTGCCGCGTCTGCGACGGGCACGAACGCATCCGCATCTTCGTCAGCCGCGCGCAGTCACGCGCGGTACTCGCGGACCTGGCCACCAACCGACGCATCGCCGTGGTGTTCACGCTGCCGGCCACGCACCGCACGGTGCAGTTCAAGGGTACGGACGCGCGCGTGCTGTCGCTCGCCGACGGCGACCTCGAATGCGTGCGACGCTACCGCGAGGGCTTCGTCGCACACCTGGCGGCCCTGGGCTTCGGTGCCGACACCGTCGCACATATGGTCGGCTGCCCCGACGACGAACTGGCGGCTATCGAGTTCACGCCCGACGCGGCCTTCACGCAGACCCCCGGCCCGCGCGCCGGCCAGCCGCTGCGCCAGCCATGA
- a CDS encoding HDOD domain-containing protein, giving the protein MTSASHPDKKGEALKQQRLRMLEDIAEEMSGEVVFPTSFDAVLRVRDAMRDPDISVSRLVALMRGEPLICARLIHLANSVSQGATRKVRDVDGAIKRLGMNSVRKAALAVALNQLVRAKELVRFKQLSDQLWAHSLHAAAAAEVIARELEPRIAADEALFAGLVHDLGAFYMLYRAAQYEELRERPDTVRHLIAQWHESIGESLLFALDLPAEVVDAVRDHDHPRAPLTEPPRDLGEVVYAANILAGAMFEWTGEDADTRQLGALYTGLAEAIEARRQELAHEYAG; this is encoded by the coding sequence ATGACCTCCGCAAGCCATCCAGACAAGAAAGGCGAGGCGCTCAAGCAGCAGCGCCTGCGCATGCTCGAAGACATTGCCGAGGAAATGTCCGGCGAAGTCGTGTTTCCGACCTCGTTCGACGCGGTGTTGCGCGTGCGCGACGCCATGCGTGATCCGGACATCTCGGTTTCGCGACTGGTCGCGTTGATGCGTGGCGAGCCGCTGATCTGCGCTCGATTGATCCACCTCGCCAATTCCGTCTCGCAAGGGGCCACGCGCAAGGTGCGTGACGTCGATGGCGCGATCAAGCGCCTGGGCATGAACTCGGTGCGTAAGGCTGCGCTGGCCGTCGCGCTCAACCAGCTCGTGCGCGCCAAGGAACTGGTGCGTTTCAAGCAGTTGTCCGACCAGTTGTGGGCGCACTCGCTGCATGCGGCGGCCGCCGCCGAGGTGATCGCGCGCGAACTCGAACCGCGCATTGCAGCCGACGAGGCGCTGTTCGCCGGGCTGGTGCATGACCTGGGGGCGTTCTACATGCTCTATCGCGCCGCCCAGTACGAAGAACTGCGCGAGCGTCCCGATACCGTGCGCCACCTGATTGCGCAGTGGCACGAGAGCATCGGCGAATCGCTGCTCTTCGCGCTCGATCTGCCTGCGGAAGTGGTGGACGCCGTGCGCGACCACGATCACCCGCGCGCCCCGCTGACCGAGCCGCCGCGCGATCTGGGCGAGGTCGTCTACGCGGCCAACATCCTCGCCGGGGCCATGTTCGAGTGGACCGGAGAGGATGCGGACACGCGCCAACTGGGGGCGCTGTACACCGGTCTTGCCGAGGCCATCGAGGCGCGGCGGCAGGAGCTGGCGCACGAGTACGCCGGTTGA
- the alkB gene encoding DNA oxidative demethylase AlkB produces MNHELFSDDTPLPIGDGALLLRGFALGVDDALLEAVDAVSAEAPARRLCTPGGHRMSVETTSCGRWGWVSDAAGYRYAECDPVSGRAWPAMPEPLRRIAVAAAARAGHAHFDPDTCLINRYAPGARMGLHQDRNEHDFSQPIVSVSLGLPIVFQFGGLQRSDRPQRVPLAHGDVLVWGGPTRLAFHGVLTLKAGIHPLTGASRINLTFRRAR; encoded by the coding sequence ATGAACCACGAACTGTTCTCCGACGACACGCCACTGCCCATCGGCGACGGCGCACTGCTGTTGCGTGGTTTCGCGCTCGGCGTGGACGACGCGCTGCTCGAAGCCGTCGACGCCGTATCGGCCGAAGCGCCCGCACGCAGGCTATGCACCCCGGGCGGCCATCGCATGTCGGTCGAGACCACCAGCTGTGGGCGCTGGGGATGGGTATCGGACGCTGCCGGCTACCGCTATGCCGAATGCGATCCGGTCTCAGGGCGGGCCTGGCCGGCGATGCCCGAACCCTTGCGGCGAATCGCCGTGGCTGCCGCCGCGCGTGCGGGCCATGCGCACTTCGACCCCGATACCTGTCTGATCAACCGCTATGCCCCCGGGGCGCGAATGGGTCTGCACCAGGACCGCAATGAACACGACTTCTCACAACCCATCGTGTCCGTGTCGCTGGGCCTGCCCATCGTCTTCCAGTTCGGCGGTCTGCAACGATCCGACCGCCCGCAGCGCGTGCCGCTCGCCCATGGCGACGTTCTCGTCTGGGGCGGGCCCACACGCCTGGCCTTTCACGGCGTCCTCACCCTCAAGGCCGGCATTCACCCCCTCACCGGGGCCTCGCGCATCAACCTGACCTTCCGCCGCGCCCGTTGA